The Sebaldella sp. S0638 genome segment AAATCTATATTCATCATACCATATGATTTCGTTGTTTTTATCTGCCACAGAATAGTAATTCCCCTGACTGCAGGTATTTGTTTTAGTATAATAACAAAAAACCGTGTTAAAATATCCGTTTTGAAAACCTGATACTTCCTGTTTATTTTTATCTGTTGCTTTAAATCTTCCTGAATTAAATAATTTCGTAATTGCACGTTCTATCCCAAAATATTTTTTTTCCAGTCCTTATATGATAGATTCTCCATTTGATTAGGAATTTTTACTTTTAATTCTTTTTCATCAAGATATTTTTGAATATCTTCTTTTAAAAATAAAATATCGTAATTTTTGAGTTTTAATTTTAGTGAATTCTTTTCGTTAATATTTATTTCTTCCTGTTTTATATCAGAAAAATTAATAAATTCAAAAACTACAACATCATATTCTTTACCGCTTATATCAATTCCAAGGTTAATATTATCCGTTCTCACAATTTCATTCTCTGCTTTTCTGTCAAAATATACCTTACCGTTAAAACTGTCAAACTGCATACCAAACTCTGTAACCATTACCAATAAAAAATAAAATATCTTTTTCATATCCCAGCTCCTTTACATCTTTTATTTCCATTATGTTTAATTATATAAAAAATCCGGATTTAAGTCCAGATTTTTCCACTATTTCAGAAATAAACTGTTTCAATATATCTACAAAGCATTAAGAGATTTTTTCAGTATTTTTCCGGATATCTCTGTAGTTTTCTTTCTTGTTAGAAACCTTGATAATAAAGTAACCATATAATTCTTTATTCCGTCTACCGCAAACTGCTTGTTTTTCCCTGCCGCCTTTATGGCTGTTTCTGTTACCATATCTGCTGTTCTGTATTTCCCCAGTCCTACAGGCCCCGCTGTATCAAAGAAACCTGTTTCAGTTGCACCAGGACATATTGCTGTTACTTTTATTCCATATTCTTTGTATTCCTGATGAAGTGCTTCTGAAAATGAAAGAACAAAAGCCTTTGTCGCACCGTATACCGCCATATAAGGAACAGCCTGAAAAGCAACTGTTGATGCAACATTAATTATAGTCCCGCTTTTTCTTTCAGCCATTTCTTTTACAATAAAATAAGTAAGATCTGCCAGTGAAAGACAGTTAAGTATAATTTGACCGTGCTGGCTCGAAAATTCCTTTTCGTGAAACTTTCCGCTTGTCCCAAATCCTGCATTATTAATTAATATATCCACCTGTAAATTATTATTCTTTATTTCCTCATATAATTCCTTTGCTGAATATTCTTTAGACAAATCTTTTATAAACACTTTTATATCTACAGAAAACTTTTTCTTTATTTCTTCTTTCATTTTATCAAGTTTATCTTTTGATCTTGCCGTAAGTATAAGATTTTTCCCCATTTTTGCATACTTAAAGGCAAATGCCTTCCCTATTCCTGATGAAGCCCCTGTAATCAATACTGTTTCACTCATTCTATCCCTTCTTTCTCTATATATGTACTGTAAATTTTTTCTATCAGCTTATCCGCCTCTTTTTCTTTCCCGTCTTCCGGTTTTTCAAACAACAGGATTGTTTTAAATAAATTAATCGTATTTGTATACTCATCTCTTTTTCGTTCCATCTCCCTGATTTGTTCCCCGTATATTTTCTCTATCAAAACTCTGCTTTCATTCTCTGCTTCGCAATTCTCATATAAAGTAACAAGTTCTTTTATTTTTAGTATACTAAAATTCAAATTTTTTAATATCAGGATACATTTTATTTTCATTATGTCCTCTTGAGTAAAAATTCTGTAATTATTTTTATCTCTCTCAGGATTTATCAGATTTTCATTTTCATAATAATGAAGGCTTGAAACCGGTATTTTTAATAATTCACTTACTTCTTTTACTGTCATCTCCGTCTCCTTTTGTTATTTTGTCATCTTAACACTCAACCTTACTTGAGTGTCAAGATTTTTTTTATATAATGTATAAATTATTTTTTTGTTTTATTTTCCATTATTCCGCATTGACTTGTATTTTTAAATAAATTATAATTATTAAAAGTTAATAATTAAACAACATATATTTTATTTCAAAGGAGAAAAAATGAAGAAAATCATTTTAGCACTGATGCTGCTTATAAGTATTACATCACTTACAAAACAATACACAAATACAGAAAAAAGAGAAATCCTGAAACAGTTTAAAGAATTACAGACTGCTGTGAAAAATAGAAATACGGATAAATTATTTAATTATATAAAATATCCGATTTATTCTCCTACAGCTCAAAAAAAATACACAAAAGCAGAAATGAAAGAAATTTATCTGATACCATTTTTTTATACAGATATGCTCACGATTGATACAGAAACTTTGAAAATAACTCCAATATCAAACTATATTGTAAGTACTGCCAAAGAGAGCGAAATTACCGTTCTTGATATTACTGCTGATTTTATCGGTAAAGATAACATTGATTCAGAATATATCTTTCATTTTTTCCCTGAATATGACGGAAACGGCTTACTTGTTACTGTAACTGCCGGTA includes the following:
- a CDS encoding SDR family oxidoreductase, translating into MSETVLITGASSGIGKAFAFKYAKMGKNLILTARSKDKLDKMKEEIKKKFSVDIKVFIKDLSKEYSAKELYEEIKNNNLQVDILINNAGFGTSGKFHEKEFSSQHGQIILNCLSLADLTYFIVKEMAERKSGTIINVASTVAFQAVPYMAVYGATKAFVLSFSEALHQEYKEYGIKVTAICPGATETGFFDTAGPVGLGKYRTADMVTETAIKAAGKNKQFAVDGIKNYMVTLLSRFLTRKKTTEISGKILKKSLNAL
- a CDS encoding MerR family transcriptional regulator, yielding MTVKEVSELLKIPVSSLHYYENENLINPERDKNNYRIFTQEDIMKIKCILILKNLNFSILKIKELVTLYENCEAENESRVLIEKIYGEQIREMERKRDEYTNTINLFKTILLFEKPEDGKEKEADKLIEKIYSTYIEKEGIE